The DNA segment TCTCGTCACCGCACCGCGGTGGCGGTCGGCGGATCGATTACGGCGGCCGTCGCTGTCCTCGCCGGTGTCGCTGCGACCGCGGTGGCCGCATTCTCAGCACCCGATAACCCTCTGCCGATCAGTGCGGTGATCACCGCGAGTTCGACGGTAGCGGTGACACCATCCCCGGCGCAGGCAGCGGCCGACGGAGTTCGCCCGTGGTGTTTCGGCTTCACCGGGGGAGAGCCGATCGATGGGTCGTCCCCGGATGCCGGCGAAGCGGCGATCGCGAGGTTCCAGGCCGCGTACTACGTCGACCGCGATGCCGCCAAGGCCCGCTCGTTCGTGGCGGAGGGCGCGGTCGTGGGAACGGTCGAGCAGATGACCGAAGCGCTCGCCACCCTCGCACCGGGCACCGAGCATTGCCTGCTCGCGTCGGCGCGCGGTGGCGGTGCGTACGTGGTCGATCTGTTCGTGCGCCCACCCGGCGGTGCCTCAGCCCATTACCCGCAGAACGTGGCGACTACGCCGGGACCGAACGGCGGGGCGCTGATCACAGCGATCACGGTCAGGACAGGGGAGTAGCCCGTGACGAATCCGGACGGTTCCGGTGCCCGAATTGTTGCCATCAATCCTCGAGAGGGGCAGTAAAGATATGCACATTCATTCACCGACTCTTCTGCGCGCGGCCGCGGCCGCATCTACGGCGCTGATGCTGGTCGCTATGGCAGGGACCGGTGCCGCAGGAGCGCAGCCTGCGACGTCGACTCCATCCTCACCGACGACCACGACCCCGGTTTCTGCGTCAGCAACAGATTCGGGATGCACACCGTTGCATCTGCTGTTGGTCAACGGGACCACCGATTCCTCACCGACTGCGCCGACCGATCAGGACGGTGGTTTCTTCTCTCAAGTCGCGATCCCGGCCCTGCTGGCGGCGAACGGCGACAACGGCAGCAAGAATGTGATCGATCGCTCGTACGTGAACTACTCGGCGAGTTTCGGTGGCAAACCTGGTGATCAGTCCACGGACACCTACGAGCAGTCCGTGCAGATGGGAATCACCAATGCTGCGGTGATGCTCACTGATTTGGCGAGCAAGTGCCCGGACACCCAGGTCTTCATCGGCGGGTACAGCCAGGGCGGACAAGTAGCCTCGGCGCTCGTCCGTGAGATCGGTGCCGGTGAGGGGCCTATCTCGGCGGACAGGTTCGCCGGCGCAGCATTGTTCTCGGACCCGACTCGCCCTGCAGGTGCGCCGGTCTTCGCGTCGTCGTCGCAGACAGCCCCTGCGGCCGCACCCGGAGCTAAGGGTGATTCGGTCGAATCGGTCGAGGTTTCTGCGATACAAACCCCGGCCGGTGGAGGTATCGCTCCGGAGACGACGGGGGAGAGGTCCTTTGGCCAGGTCGCGGATCGGGTTGCCTCGTTCTGCACGCCGGGTGATCTTGCCTGCGATACCCCTGCCGACGCCCCGTTGGCGCGCATGGTGGCCAATATCGCCGGTCAGTCCAACA comes from the Rhodococcus oxybenzonivorans genome and includes:
- a CDS encoding cutinase family protein, with the translated sequence MHIHSPTLLRAAAAASTALMLVAMAGTGAAGAQPATSTPSSPTTTTPVSASATDSGCTPLHLLLVNGTTDSSPTAPTDQDGGFFSQVAIPALLAANGDNGSKNVIDRSYVNYSASFGGKPGDQSTDTYEQSVQMGITNAAVMLTDLASKCPDTQVFIGGYSQGGQVASALVREIGAGEGPISADRFAGAALFSDPTRPAGAPVFASSSQTAPAAAPGAKGDSVESVEVSAIQTPAGGGIAPETTGERSFGQVADRVASFCTPGDLACDTPADAPLARMVANIAGQSNMNTQDPVAILTSVGAALGQSVIYTGASVVNDNINFDSKAGVFTVKDSGTTVLNRMVAYSDPSKRADGISEAVSAVTKIAGMGIAAAVTVAKDVLTPQSIAQIAAAGVAGPQAAIGVLGAKILTATVKLVPPATVDKAVTLAFNEVKSGIADNKGLAKMATDTAYWDTIAKHGSYTTVPVGTGGQTPVELVTEWIVALAHDLTGDQVRRTGSTTPDQSGPLLAAIGQQSRSASEILGTSATAGSTSSTRPSTTSTSPSSPATSSPSSATVTATPTPAGIN